One window of the Eucalyptus grandis isolate ANBG69807.140 chromosome 6, ASM1654582v1, whole genome shotgun sequence genome contains the following:
- the LOC120294328 gene encoding WAT1-related protein At1g09380-like, with product MANVDFVPFLAMVTVQVGYAGMMITSKLAMDSGMNPFVLVTYRQVFATLATIPFALLLERKTRPRITVPILLHIFLCSITGAFMNQVFYFVGLNNSTPTIACAMGNILPAMTFLFALIFRQESFGIKSKAGQAKVIGTLVCVGGAMLLSFYHGPYIGIGDSRIHWTYANKMTDKHPTNKGNFLLGPFLLLSISAAWALWFIIQAKLSRKFPAPYTTTTLMSLMASIECAVTGAAIEHRVTAWSLSSGIRLISAIYAGCICSALAFCVMSWCIERKGPLYTAVFNPLLLVITAILSWALLQEKLTVGILVGSTLIIAGLYCVLWGKDKEAKAKIAEEMEAAVMCREREDLELQLPSHRNGSNVHHDPN from the exons ATGGCAAATGTGGATTTTGTGCCCTTTCTGGCCATGGTGACCGTGCAAGTGGGTTATGCAGGAATGATGATCACATCGAAGCTGGCCATGGACAGTGGGATGAATCCTTTCGTGCTCGTCACCTATCGCCAGGTCTTCGCCACCCTTGCCACCATCCCTTTTGCTCTTCTCCTGGAGAG GAAGACAAGACCCAGAATCACAGTCCCGATTCTGCTCCATATCTTTCTATGTTCTATCACCGG GGCGTTCATGAACCAAGTTTTCTATTTCGTCGGCCTGAACAATTCCACGCCCACGATTGCGTGCGCAATGGGCAATATCCTCCCAGCCATGACATTCCTGTTTGCACTGATCTTCAG ACAAGAATCGTTTGGAATCAAATCAAAGGCAGGGCAGGCGAAAGTGATCGGGACACTCGTTTGCGTGGGCGGAGCGATGCTACTTTCTTTTTACCATGGACCCTACATCGGAATTGGTGACTCGAGGATTCATTGGACGTATGCAAATAAAATGACGGACAAACACCCCACCAACAAAGGCAACTTCTTGTTGGGACCTTTCCTTCTCTTATCGATTTCCGCTGCCTGGGCGCTATGGTTCATCATCCAA GCGAAACTGAGTAGAAAGTTTCCAGCTCCTTACACTACCACAACATTAATGAGTCTCATGGCCAGCATCGAGTGTGCAGTCACTGGTGCAGCTATCGAACATCGTGTCACTGCATGGTCATTGAGTTCTGGAATCCGGTTGATCTCGGCTATTTATGCG GGTTGCATATGTTCAGCACTGGCATTTTGTGTTATGTCCTGGTGCATCGAAAGAAAGGGTCCTCTTTACACCGCGGTCTTCAACCCTTTATTGTTAGTAATTACGGCCATCCTGAGCTGGGCACTTCTTCAAGAGAAATTGACAGTCGGAAT ATTGGTGGGGTCAACATTGATCATTGCTGGGCTCTACTGTGTTCTATGGGGAAAGGATAAGGAGGCAAAAGCAAAGATTGCTGAGGAGATGGAAGCAGCAGTgatgtgtagagagagagaagacttgGAGTTGCAGCTTCCGTCACACAGAAATGGCAGCAACGTTCATCATGATCCCAATTGA